Proteins from one Ktedonobacterales bacterium genomic window:
- the rpsG gene encoding 30S ribosomal protein S7, which translates to MPRRAKVDRRVVIADAKYNNKNLTRFIGKLMLDGKRSLAERIMYDTLDLIEQRQKRNPIDVFEQALRNATPTLEVKPRRVGGSTYQVPVEIRGERRNALAMRWLIRYARERKGRAMAERLAGELMDAAAGQGATIKRREEVHKMAESNKAFAHYRW; encoded by the coding sequence TTGCCAAGGCGAGCAAAGGTTGATCGGCGTGTTGTCATTGCGGATGCGAAGTACAACAACAAGAATCTGACCCGTTTTATTGGGAAGTTGATGTTGGATGGCAAGCGTAGTCTGGCGGAGCGCATCATGTACGATACGCTCGATCTGATTGAGCAGCGCCAGAAGCGTAACCCCATTGATGTGTTTGAGCAGGCGCTGCGGAATGCAACGCCAACATTGGAAGTGAAGCCCCGGCGTGTTGGTGGCTCGACCTATCAGGTGCCGGTGGAGATTCGCGGCGAGCGCCGCAACGCGCTGGCAATGCGCTGGCTGATCCGCTACGCGCGTGAGCGCAAGGGCCGGGCGATGGCGGAGCGGCTGGCCGGGGAACTGATGGATGCCGCCGCAGGCCAGGGCGCAACGATTAAGCGTCGTGAAGAAGTGCATAAGATGGCCGAGTCGAACAAGGCATTTGCCCATTATCGCTGGTAG